One window of Strigops habroptila isolate Jane chromosome Z, bStrHab1.2.pri, whole genome shotgun sequence genomic DNA carries:
- the LOC115619573 gene encoding uncharacterized protein LOC115619573: MRCQHGVQAPVPSLRDKDITQLPAASPWQVPRHRARRSQLISLPFSPFPPPCLAFGSGAVVVAGARGAGEGLPSSSSPPAPRAKAGGWQKGCLRLVGLRQLREDPCAALAANFPASWHRERLWRHRRRRLGRTDCERERGKKTTNGHMPSLERRGCRCQGASRQRGAKTRRGGERRVWQPILARDTWRTGSAAAAQHGQGRTGGRRWSQSGERSPAPWDKAAGWRPPCLVPDATVPPTSQVMGQS, from the exons ATGCGATGCCAGCATGGTGTCCAGGCTCCCGTGCCCTCACTGCGGGACAAGGACATCACTCAGCTGCCCGCAGCGAGCCCCTGGCAGGTTCCCCGCCACCGGGCACGGCGAAGCCAGCTCATTTCCCTGCCattctccccttttcctcccccttgtTTGGCTTTTGGCAGCGGAGCCGTGGTGGTGGCTGGGGCGCGcggtgctggggaagggctgcCAAGCTCCAGCAGCCCCCCGGCCCCCCGTGCCAAGGCTGGTGGCTGGCAGAAGGGCTGCCTGCGCCTGGTGGGGCTCCGTCAGCTGCGGGAGGATCCCTGCGCCGCGCTCGCTGCCAATTTCCCTGCGAGCTGGCACCGTGAGCGGCTCTGGAGGCACCGGCGGAGAAGGCTGGGGAGGACGGATTgtgaaagggagagaggaaaaaaaacaactaatgGACACATGCCATCGCTGGAGCGGCGAGGCTGCCGCTGCCAAGGCGCCAGCAGGCAGCGCGGGGCCAAAACCCGCCGCGGCGGAGAGAGGAGGGTCTGGCAGCCCATCCTGGCGCGAGACACATGGAGGACGGGCAGCGCGGCAGCGGCACAGCATGGCCAAGGCAGGACGGGTGGCAGACGGTGGAGCCAGAGCGGAGAGAG atccccagccccatgggacAAGGCTGCTGGATGGAGACCCCCCTGCCTGGTCCCTGATGCCACTGTGCCACCCACCAGCCAAGTCATGGGACAGTCCTAG